A genomic segment from Lignipirellula cremea encodes:
- a CDS encoding outer membrane protein assembly factor BamB family protein, producing MRTRKLLVAILGPLLLAGTAAADWPEAAGPHHDYQTSGSAPAAFSVSRNEHILWKVPLPNTGESTPVVAKGRVFLTCHTPMTADAQAGRDILALCFDASTGKELWRRELPASRTTDMASGFSDNTAASPVTDGQFVCFVNVGGSIRTYDFDGKLVWQYDWVPFGRHHARQQEPILHHGNVILLKTVAENLPVAATTKAGAKPLGRDQAYWTRLHALELSTGKLQWVAESATSVHASSLLNRTSDGAPAILTGRGGGHQPPEEPHGLSLINADSGKTIWDLPIPGYAAHQNNVWRGDRGGAFIGMQHHQIDLQQGVLQPGVSLTKNVQVRQFQSNHDVASPGTTLPAANKAKAITYHTNCLVGDFHYFRTHSDFYLGRVNLASGKVEYLQVPVQIIRDAKTETVLWDKALPNDVKNNEGFVVCQDPRAKASGWGHVSAASPIVVGEHLYMPTMLGMVYVVRWNAPALDESALVSISDLGPAGKTWTLSSMAADDGKLYARTLKELICIGD from the coding sequence ATGCGCACCAGGAAGCTTCTCGTCGCCATCCTCGGCCCGTTGCTCCTCGCGGGCACAGCGGCCGCCGACTGGCCTGAAGCGGCCGGTCCCCATCACGACTACCAGACAAGCGGCAGCGCGCCGGCGGCATTCAGCGTATCGCGGAACGAGCACATCCTCTGGAAAGTCCCCTTGCCGAACACCGGCGAGAGCACTCCGGTTGTCGCCAAGGGACGCGTCTTTCTCACCTGCCACACCCCGATGACGGCCGACGCCCAGGCCGGTCGCGATATTCTGGCGCTCTGTTTCGACGCCAGCACCGGCAAGGAACTCTGGCGACGCGAACTGCCGGCGTCGCGGACGACCGACATGGCCAGCGGTTTCAGCGACAACACGGCCGCTTCCCCGGTGACCGACGGACAGTTTGTCTGCTTCGTCAACGTGGGCGGTTCGATTCGCACGTATGACTTCGACGGAAAACTGGTCTGGCAGTACGACTGGGTTCCGTTCGGCCGGCATCATGCCCGACAGCAAGAGCCCATTTTGCACCATGGCAATGTGATTCTGCTCAAAACGGTCGCCGAGAACCTGCCGGTCGCAGCGACCACCAAGGCCGGCGCCAAACCGCTGGGTCGCGACCAGGCGTACTGGACGCGGCTGCACGCCCTGGAACTGTCCACCGGCAAACTCCAGTGGGTCGCGGAGTCCGCCACATCGGTGCACGCTTCTTCGCTGCTGAATCGGACCAGCGACGGCGCGCCCGCCATCCTGACCGGACGCGGCGGCGGCCATCAACCGCCCGAGGAACCGCATGGGCTGTCGTTGATCAATGCCGACTCGGGCAAGACGATCTGGGATCTGCCGATCCCGGGTTATGCGGCCCACCAGAATAACGTCTGGCGAGGGGACCGCGGCGGGGCGTTTATCGGCATGCAGCATCATCAGATCGACCTGCAGCAGGGGGTGCTGCAGCCGGGCGTTTCGCTCACAAAAAACGTGCAGGTGCGACAGTTCCAGAGCAATCACGATGTCGCCTCGCCAGGTACGACGTTGCCTGCTGCGAACAAAGCCAAAGCGATCACGTATCACACCAACTGCCTCGTCGGTGACTTTCATTATTTCCGGACGCATAGCGACTTCTACCTGGGCCGGGTGAATCTTGCCAGCGGCAAGGTGGAATACCTGCAGGTTCCGGTGCAAATTATCCGCGACGCCAAAACGGAAACCGTCTTGTGGGACAAGGCCCTGCCGAACGATGTCAAAAATAATGAGGGCTTCGTCGTCTGCCAGGACCCGCGCGCCAAGGCAAGCGGCTGGGGCCATGTGTCGGCGGCCAGTCCGATCGTCGTGGGCGAGCACCTGTACATGCCGACCATGCTCGGCATGGTGTACGTGGTGCGCTGGAATGCACCCGCGCTCGACGAATCCGCGCTGGTATCGATCAGCGATCTGGGTCCTGCCGGCAAAACCTGGACGCTCTCCAGCATGGCCGCCGACGACGGCAAGCTCTACGCGCGGACCCTCAAAGAACTCATCTGCATCGGCGATTAA
- a CDS encoding WD40 repeat domain-containing protein, with protein sequence MNSRPSRPSRSRNPLHEVLKIVIGGTVGVVLALIVLRAMGIPIFGGSAGSAPDTPIPTVAKTQPQPRVSSRANRPPLSMPAAGSDGAASFEMPPLQNSEETPGDPSDGRTELGKISIKNRPPISGHTGSIIALAVSPNNQMLVTGSEDKNMAAWQIATAALSDRVDCVARSFAFSPSGQFLAAAVDQQIDLWVLEKEIKHPLEGHQGTVRAVAFSPTGDALVSCSDDSTLRFWDPAALRETGAVKLDSKPLTVAWSPAGDAIAVGCEDHRVRIFSPSGRSGVMLTGCSGRVLALAFGGTGRLAAADSDGQIVIWDLMRPEQPAVQFQAHKGSANALAWQPGTDLLASAGDDQIALWSGRSGKKLANIGGHKRPVRALAFAPSGEFFVSAGDDHLAVVWDVTLEP encoded by the coding sequence ATGAACTCCCGTCCCTCACGGCCCTCTCGCTCCAGAAATCCGCTGCACGAAGTTCTTAAAATTGTCATCGGCGGCACGGTCGGCGTGGTGCTGGCCCTGATTGTGTTGCGGGCGATGGGCATCCCTATTTTCGGCGGTTCCGCAGGCTCAGCCCCTGATACCCCGATTCCCACCGTCGCCAAAACCCAGCCCCAGCCGCGCGTTTCTTCCCGCGCGAATCGCCCCCCGCTGTCGATGCCGGCTGCGGGAAGCGACGGCGCCGCCAGTTTTGAGATGCCGCCCCTCCAGAATTCCGAGGAAACGCCCGGCGATCCGTCCGACGGTCGAACCGAACTGGGAAAGATCAGCATCAAGAATCGGCCCCCTATCTCGGGCCATACCGGGTCGATCATCGCCCTGGCCGTTTCGCCCAACAACCAGATGCTGGTGACCGGGTCCGAAGACAAGAACATGGCCGCCTGGCAGATTGCAACGGCCGCCCTTTCGGATCGGGTGGATTGCGTGGCCCGATCCTTCGCCTTTTCTCCCAGCGGCCAGTTCCTGGCGGCGGCGGTCGACCAACAGATCGACCTGTGGGTGCTGGAAAAGGAGATCAAACACCCGCTGGAAGGACACCAGGGGACCGTGCGGGCGGTGGCCTTCTCACCCACTGGCGACGCGCTGGTTTCCTGCAGCGACGACAGCACGCTCCGCTTCTGGGATCCCGCGGCCCTGCGCGAAACCGGAGCGGTCAAGCTGGACTCCAAACCCTTGACGGTCGCCTGGTCGCCGGCAGGCGATGCGATCGCCGTGGGCTGTGAGGACCATCGGGTGCGGATCTTCTCTCCCAGCGGCCGGTCGGGCGTCATGCTAACCGGCTGCAGCGGCCGGGTGCTGGCGCTGGCGTTCGGCGGTACAGGACGACTGGCGGCGGCCGACTCCGACGGCCAGATTGTCATCTGGGATTTGATGCGGCCTGAGCAACCCGCGGTGCAGTTCCAGGCGCATAAGGGCTCGGCCAACGCCCTGGCCTGGCAGCCCGGGACGGACCTGCTGGCATCGGCAGGCGACGACCAGATCGCCTTGTGGAGCGGTCGTTCCGGGAAAAAGCTGGCGAACATCGGCGGCCACAAGCGGCCGGTCCGAGCGCTCGCATTTGCGCCGAGCGGGGAGTTCTTCGTCTCCGCCGGCGACGACCACCTCGCCGTCGTATGGGACGTTACGCTGGAGCCGTAG
- a CDS encoding 4Fe-4S binding protein, which translates to MAKQGPRKKVPKELAVINADNCTGCESCLEVCPVDCIEMITTGLGVKGNQTWCEIDLERCVGCEVCVHIPQKKTNPYELVVCPWDAIEMVPTEQVAQVVSQIGGPPEYIHANWDRLVGTAQHLAELRASTAK; encoded by the coding sequence ATGGCCAAACAAGGACCTCGCAAGAAAGTGCCGAAGGAGTTGGCGGTGATTAATGCCGACAATTGCACCGGTTGCGAATCATGTTTGGAAGTTTGCCCGGTCGATTGCATCGAAATGATCACCACCGGCCTGGGGGTCAAAGGGAATCAAACCTGGTGTGAGATTGACCTGGAACGCTGCGTGGGCTGCGAAGTCTGCGTCCATATTCCCCAGAAAAAGACGAATCCCTACGAGCTGGTCGTGTGCCCCTGGGATGCGATTGAAATGGTCCCGACAGAGCAGGTCGCCCAGGTAGTCAGCCAGATCGGCGGCCCGCCCGAATATATCCACGCCAACTGGGATCGTCTGGTCGGCACCGCGCAGCATCTGGCCGAGCTTCGCGCCAGTACGGCCAAATAG
- the folE gene encoding GTP cyclohydrolase I FolE, giving the protein MAETPATPVDLPRIEKAVREILAAVGEDPDREGLLETPARVARMYAELFAGLHQDPRPHLQKVFTEQYDEVVLVRDISFNSMCEHHLLPFMGKAHIGYAPNGKVVGLSKLARVVETVSKRPQVQERMTEHIANLLEEELGAKGVAVVIEATHSCMTMRGVRKPGSMCTTSAMKGLFRKNLSSRAEILQLIYGERR; this is encoded by the coding sequence ATGGCTGAAACTCCCGCCACGCCGGTCGACTTACCCCGTATTGAGAAAGCGGTTCGCGAAATCCTGGCGGCTGTCGGCGAAGACCCGGACCGCGAAGGTCTGCTGGAAACGCCGGCCCGCGTCGCCCGGATGTACGCCGAGCTGTTTGCCGGCCTGCATCAGGACCCACGGCCCCACCTGCAGAAAGTATTTACCGAACAGTACGACGAGGTCGTGCTCGTCCGCGATATCAGCTTCAACAGCATGTGCGAACATCACCTGCTGCCGTTCATGGGCAAAGCCCACATCGGCTACGCTCCCAACGGCAAGGTCGTCGGCCTGAGCAAGCTGGCCCGCGTGGTGGAAACGGTCTCCAAACGTCCGCAGGTCCAGGAACGGATGACCGAACATATCGCCAACCTGCTCGAAGAAGAGCTGGGCGCCAAAGGGGTCGCCGTGGTGATCGAAGCGACCCACTCCTGCATGACGATGCGCGGCGTACGCAAGCCAGGCAGCATGTGCACCACTTCGGCCATGAAGGGACTGTTCCGCAAGAACCTTTCCTCGCGGGCGGAGATTCTGCAACTCATTTACGGCGAGCGACGGTAG
- a CDS encoding sugar phosphate isomerase family → MRPLSKVAPEWWDYTTLDQELLDEAARLTPDDLLGLSRDGFQVKFYDTLEDFYLAEALEYIAAWRQAKPDNPVGVCGPIGPTEQLPLVARLVNELEINLAHCHFWGMDEWVVDGREVSEDFPLSFARTDRELLFNRIRPELAMPESQIHFPQADPTAFIASWDQARCLVMQGGQGEVKHWAFNDPPRRQAPYDQQPPSPAEYRQLATRVVDLHPMTLIQNARTSGGGAVGTVPMQAVTVGPVETWKAEKVSIWHAGCHDNPFGQRLTALMISKKIADASTPMSLLAEHPNVQFNYYRPGIGTCEIEMH, encoded by the coding sequence ATGCGCCCGCTCAGTAAAGTCGCCCCGGAGTGGTGGGACTACACGACCCTGGACCAGGAACTTCTCGACGAAGCGGCCCGGCTGACGCCCGACGATCTGCTCGGCCTGTCGCGGGACGGCTTCCAGGTGAAATTCTACGACACGCTGGAAGACTTCTACCTGGCCGAGGCGCTGGAGTACATCGCCGCCTGGCGCCAGGCGAAGCCGGACAATCCGGTCGGCGTGTGCGGGCCAATCGGTCCCACGGAGCAACTGCCGCTGGTCGCGCGGCTGGTGAACGAGCTGGAGATCAACCTCGCCCATTGTCATTTCTGGGGGATGGATGAATGGGTCGTCGACGGGCGCGAGGTATCCGAGGACTTCCCGCTGAGCTTCGCCCGGACCGATCGCGAACTGCTGTTCAATCGCATCCGGCCGGAACTGGCGATGCCGGAAAGCCAGATCCATTTCCCCCAGGCCGACCCCACGGCGTTTATCGCTTCCTGGGACCAGGCCCGCTGTCTGGTCATGCAGGGCGGCCAGGGAGAAGTGAAGCACTGGGCCTTTAACGACCCGCCGCGTCGCCAGGCGCCGTACGACCAGCAGCCGCCGTCGCCCGCCGAGTATCGCCAGCTGGCCACCCGCGTGGTCGACCTGCACCCGATGACGCTGATCCAGAACGCCCGCACCTCGGGCGGCGGGGCCGTCGGCACGGTGCCGATGCAAGCAGTAACAGTCGGCCCGGTCGAAACCTGGAAAGCCGAGAAGGTGTCGATCTGGCACGCCGGCTGCCACGACAACCCGTTCGGCCAGCGTCTGACGGCGCTCATGATCTCGAAGAAAATCGCCGACGCCTCCACGCCCATGTCACTCCTGGCCGAGCATCCGAACGTGCAGTTCAACTACTACCGCCCCGGCATCGGCACGTGCGAAATCGAAATGCACTAG
- a CDS encoding cupin domain-containing protein: protein MDVRNIDEAPPFQTKDGSEIRELLAHRNSCIANQSLAEARIPPGAATIAHYHPLAEEIYYILTGSASMQIGTELRTVGPGDAVAIPPGAVHQITNTGEETLKLLCCCAPAYEHDDTVLCDMPPVSS, encoded by the coding sequence GTGGACGTTCGCAATATCGACGAGGCGCCGCCGTTTCAAACCAAGGACGGCTCGGAAATTCGCGAGCTGCTGGCCCATCGCAATTCGTGCATTGCGAATCAAAGCCTGGCCGAAGCCCGCATCCCGCCGGGCGCCGCCACGATCGCCCACTACCATCCGCTGGCCGAAGAGATCTATTACATTCTCACCGGCAGCGCGAGCATGCAAATCGGGACCGAGCTGCGTACCGTCGGCCCTGGCGACGCCGTTGCCATTCCGCCCGGCGCCGTGCATCAGATTACCAACACCGGCGAGGAAACGCTCAAGCTGCTCTGCTGCTGCGCCCCGGCTTACGAACACGACGACACGGTCCTGTGCGACATGCCGCCGGTCAGCAGTTGA
- a CDS encoding RsmD family RNA methyltransferase: MTGPRRPSKKSPPQVKPAALRIIGGDYRRHKLLYNGDPATRPMKDRTREAVFNLIGPSIVGKHAFDLFAGTGALGLEAISRKAATATFIERNIPTAKVIEDNVAALKLGHRCRVIRNDAFYWTKHELDMPPEPWAIFCSPPYSLYVSQLESMVALLTGLLEVAPPDSLCVVEADERFDMTLLPHPEEWNIRTYRPAEVALYRKPAVNVE; encoded by the coding sequence ATGACGGGCCCACGCCGACCTTCTAAAAAATCTCCGCCGCAAGTCAAACCGGCCGCGTTACGCATCATCGGCGGCGACTACCGCCGGCACAAACTGCTCTACAACGGCGACCCGGCGACCCGCCCGATGAAGGACCGCACCCGCGAGGCCGTCTTCAACCTGATCGGCCCTTCGATTGTCGGGAAACACGCCTTTGACCTGTTCGCCGGCACCGGAGCACTCGGACTGGAAGCGATCAGTCGCAAAGCGGCCACGGCGACCTTTATCGAACGGAACATTCCGACCGCGAAAGTGATCGAAGACAATGTGGCCGCCCTGAAACTGGGCCACCGTTGCCGGGTGATCCGGAACGACGCGTTCTACTGGACGAAGCACGAGCTCGACATGCCGCCGGAGCCGTGGGCCATTTTCTGCTCACCGCCGTACTCGCTGTACGTCAGCCAGCTGGAGAGTATGGTCGCGCTGCTGACGGGCTTGCTTGAGGTCGCCCCGCCCGATAGCCTGTGCGTGGTGGAGGCCGACGAGCGTTTCGACATGACCTTGCTGCCGCATCCGGAAGAGTGGAATATCCGCACCTATCGTCCGGCCGAGGTCGCCCTGTACCGGAAGCCGGCCGTCAACGTTGAGTAA